A segment of the Triticum urartu cultivar G1812 chromosome 1, Tu2.1, whole genome shotgun sequence genome:
cgatggacaAGGGTTGGTGAtaacgaagaacgaagatccccctctctggagccccaaacggactccagatctggcctcccgatgaagaacaggaggtgacggcggcttcgtctcgtggatcgtgataattctttctccccgattctggaaaaataggattttatagcgtagATTTTGTGACGcctggataattaagctacagtgatcccaTGCTAATGGTGCaacgtcaccacggttactgctgctaatctatcgttagatcaaaaccggtccaaaattcaaattcaaagtttggtaaataataaaagttttcagacattaaaataaaaatgttcggtttgtacTAAATATTGCATAGATAAATATGGTGtagtaaacacatttttataaaaggcctaaataatttaaaatgatttaaaacagaaaagtagataagaaaaagaaaaaggaaacaaAAGAAAGAAATGTAGAAAGCAGAAAAGTGGGGAAACCCTCTGGGCcaactgggccttggcccagctaCGCTACCAGGCCGAACTCACCCCTGCTCCCCTGTTCCTTGTCGCCGTGGCTGTGGCCGATGCCCTCCACGGCACCGGTCGACGCCGTGGCGGCCATCCGCCGGCGCTCGCGGCCTACTTATCCACGGccacccccaaaccctaaccttttcccCTGATCCCCCTTCTCTCCTCGAGCCCGACGCCCGCCCGCGCCCCGGGCGCCCGACACCGACGCCGTTCGTCCTCGCCGGAGTCGCCTCACCGCCACCGTCGCCCGTCTCCGCCGCCGTCCCCATCTTCCCCCTCAACAGACTCCTTCGCGCCTCGCTTGCCCCCGTTCGAATACAACGCTGAGCTCGAGCCGGGAAGGACTTCACTGAGCAGATCGAGCGCGTCTTCATCCTTCGGTCGCCGACGTTCTTCCTCAAATCCGGCCACCCTGCGCTACTAACCTTTCGCCGGGCCGTCGTGTGCCTTCCAAGTGAGCTGCCGGTCTTCCCCCCTATTTTCCTTACGCATGCATCGCCGTAGCCACGCCTGTTCGCCTCAGTCGCCCTGAACCGGAGCTCTGCTCCCGCTCATGCTCACCCGCACCACGTCGCGCCCTCTGCCTCCAGTGCACGCACGCTAGCCTGTTGTCGCTCCCGCCCGCGTGCATTGCCCCTGCTGCCCTGCTGCTCGTCGCGGTCGTCGCCCTCACCCTCCCGCAGCCGCATCAGAGCTCTGCTCCCCCCGCGCCCACTCATCGCCCATGCCCCCTGCATCGCCACGCCCGCAGCCCCGCagggcgccgccgccgctcgccgccgcctgCAGCCTCGCCTTGCCTCGCGGCCCCGCCACCACCGTCGTCTCGCGCTCGACCGCCGCCAACCCCGCAGCCCGCGCCCCGTTCCGCCGCGACCACTGTCGCCCCTGCCGCCCGTTAACTCGCCCCGGCCCGTGCCCTTGTGCCACTGGTATATGGGACCCACCGGTccccttttctaaaaaaataatgtaaaaataataattataaaaatataattaattagttaattaattaacttaattaaaatggttTATTAAGCTAATTACTTAGTTAGCATAACTAATCCCTAATTAGTTACATGTGAGTATGACAAGGGGCCCCAcaccctgttgaccagtcaaatgttGATTGGTCAACTGGGATCCcttggcccacctgtcagccactGGATGCACTTTTGTGTACCCTGTGCTGGGTGCCCATAGCGTTTTAATCATTATTTTCAAATAAATATTAATTACAGAATATTGTTTAAAATCTTTGAAAAATCGTAGAAATTAATCCGTAACTTGGATGAAAAAaatttcaacatgaaagttgctcagaacgacgagacgaatccagatacgcagcccgttcgtccgccacgcatccctagcatagcgaacacgcaactttccccctccggttcatctgtccgaaaacgtgaaacaccgggaatactttcccggatgtttccccccttcccCGGTATCATCtcttaccgcgttagggcacccctagcaccgatacttgtcatgtcatgcatcgccatgcatttgtttgcattatatttattgtttcttccccctcttctctcgctagacaccgagaccgacgccgctgctacccactatgactacggagttgacgacccctctctcttgctagagcaaccaggcaagcccccccctgatcactagatatcgcctactctcctctatactgcttgcattagagtagtgtagcatgttactgctttccgttaaacctatcctgatgcatagcctgtccttgctactactgctgttacctttacctgcaatcctaatgctcagtataggatgctagtttatcatcagtggccatacattcttgtctgtctgccatgctatactaccgggccgtgatcactcgggagttgatcacgggtatatacatatacataatatatgatgcttgtggtgactaaagacagGTCGGCttgtaggagtacccgcgagtgattcacggattgggtccgaaaggacgtttgtcccgacggccctctgagtggatctttgtggcgaagcgacagggcaggttgagaccacctaggagagaggtgggcctggccctggtcggcgttcgcggttatttcaaaataacaggtttaacgagatcttggtatttgatctgagtctggctactagcctatacgcactaaccatctacacgaggacagttatgggcactcgacatcgtggtatcagccgaagccttcgtgacgtcagcgacggagcagcgcgcgccgggttggactggaacgcctactcttgtataagggaggctaggtctgctcaccgaccgcgtacgcaacgtgcaggtgtgcaatgggcgatgggcccagacccctgcgccataggatttagaccggcgtgctgacctctctgttgtgcctaggtagggctgcgacgtgttgatcttccaaggccgggcatgacccaggaaagtgtgtccggccaaatgggatggagcgtgttgggttatgtggtgcacccctgcagggaagttaatctattcgaatagtcgtgatcttcggtaacaggatgacttggagttgtaccttgaccttatgacaactagaaccggatacttaataaaatgcacccttccaagtgccagatacaactggtcatcactctctcacagggcgacgaggggaggatcatcggttaggtttatgctatacgatgctatttggtgaacttaccatctactctcttctacattctgcaagatggaggtggccagaagcgtagtcttcgataggactagctatccccctcttattctggcattctgcagttcagtccacatatgatagccttttccattcgataccaatgcatacatatgtagtgtagctccttgcttgcgagtactttggatgagtactcacggttgcttttctcccccttttccccttcctatatccgattgctgcaaccagacgttgggtccaggagccagacgccaccgttgatgacgactactactactcgggaggtgcctactactacatgcagcccgctgacgacgaccaggagtagtttaggtggatcccaggcaggaggcctgcgcctctttcgatctgtatcccagtttgtgctagccttcttaaggcagacttgtttaacttatgtctgtactcagatattgttgcttccgctgacttgtaTATGATCgggctcttgtattcgagccctcgaggcccctggcttgtaatatgatgcttgtatgacttattttatttgtagagttgtgttgtgatatcttcccatgagtgcctgatcttgatcatacacgtttgcgtgtatgattagtgtacgattaaatcgggggcgtcacaagttgatatcagagccgactgcctgtaggaatcccccttccacactccttggccaaagtcgagtctagacattacaaaaacttttactaacatggctgtgtgtcttacgtgcccacgtcgccatttgggtggtattaggatcttttactcctcgacctttactccgggactctgaactcttttctactcgggttaaacgaattttactaactctaacattaggatctcgtgatcacttccatctggagagccccttattactgatgGTCGCCTGCTGCATCAGAAGATCCCGAAGATAATCTCCATGTTTTCTCGAGACTTTTCCCCGTTGCTTTTtaaattccctaccaccgaaatatccctatggataaatacttacacctgtcgttcttacttttattcaCAATTGATcctgttattacaagatacctcGGGAATACTTGTGCCTACTACCTTGCAGTTCTATGCCCCCTGAATACCCCTACAAATAgtttctcgcacttatcgagtatctgCTCATCCCCAATTGATTCCAGTAATTCACAAAGGTCTTCAAAATACTATTCGATCTTTCGAAAATCATCAACagcttattgctcttgaaattcttgcttgcttgcattttggttaatcccataagtggtgtaatcttattggcatcctttgccACTATCCTTTTGAGTTCATTGATTCAATAAGATGTGAATGCTCGCATTCCTCAGTCgaatcctagaattcatccttccgacTCAGTGTCAAtttgaacatgagctggttatcgaccaatcaaattgccgtcgattgtacccccaagtctattcaacttatccattcTTAATCAGACCGTtggcttctgatcccttgatttgtaAATGATAATTCATGTGCATCTGAGTTTTGAATTattcagttgtttctataatccaatGTCCTTGCATTGTTTTCTTCCTCTGTTGTGTcccgatgctcacatcagctctGTTATGGAACGTCAGCTCCTTTGTTGAATTATCATCTGCAGTGTCCTTTGTATACAAAAACCTCAAGAAGTTCTTTCCCTGATATATAATGTCGTTGGTAAGTCCTATTCTCCGATTTGgccaaccatgctctactttcgagcttgagTTATTTACCCCTGAAGTTTGTGATATATGTTTCCACGaagccccgatgggttgaacctaggCCTTCCTTAATCTGTGTGATCCTGAAAAATTTCACatgtcatacttatctggtattgcaccaggtaaaactaTCAACAACTAATGTCCTTTTTGAAaagcgagaggtgaatggaaggttatgcattgaggaagtgggagtcgaccttgaacctttgtgttcatgcccatggacacgatgtagattcTATCATGGAAGcctcttgtaataataactatttccttgattTAATATCATTTGATATCTGTGAATTGGTCctttgcaatcatggttccgGCCATATTTTCTCATTAATACCTTTTATCGGACAAGTTGAAGTACTTGTCTTGTGCAGATCATTGCAcctgtccaacctttactttgatctaccgtcGAGTATTACACTATGATATCTTGATAAtgtcatggaactgcataacttgttatgggttcttcatcaactgttatttctcaccgattccaatttttCCCGGGTTCTGAGTTGTTAGACACTCAGGGAAACCGATAGTGAATCGATtccgcactccgattcaataactcttaaataattttcattgcttacgagtttaataatccttcaagtcattcatTGCCTGTTTGGCTATATCGTTattgtgctacctggtccttcttcccggagcacaatttttgacgatgagctaagcttatgtcgattttcctcatcatatcattttgccttgaacaacaagcttgattttgagttgtgtcgtacccatggttccaataaccttttgcttcatcattcctttgacttgatatCGTCGCTggttgattacatcttcatgaaatctctcgacaaatgtgtcgttaTCATGATCATCAACCttatgagctcttccaggatatcaatcgaattcatgatgagaaataccatcctttcCCTCGATGATTATCATCGGCCACTTTATTGGCTTCCGTCCAACACAAACTTGattgtgttttgtgttataccttgagttccttgctatccagcatttgttcttctttaccttggattATTATCACCTTTTATGACAAGATGTCGTGGGAaatttcaccacctcttgagAACTCTTAATAcaagtgatacttctcaccataaTCATTCCTTCTTGGTCCCCATGTTGATTATAACCGGAATACCAACAAGTGAACGATGCTATTTGGATTCATTCTTTGACCCTTCTAGCAatcctattgctttgaagttaatggtcggccaTTCATTCTTtgactattgattattgaatcaccattctgacattggtcgtgcaacccaacccatattCTGGGCGCAccttcaaccaatgtttaattgtgtatgttttcctcgagcatacttcattatatcatttgatctgaaaatattatctccttgttcacataattgtggtaatccatctttttggaaatctcgatgatatgccgctgagtccatcagccacctcctcatcctctccttgttTAATGCTGAACTCTGGTTTCGGGACctgcttccatagttcatttctcGAGAATTTTACAATGTCATATCGTCAATTTGTATTACACCTTTTTCTCTCAGGAATTCCGTGTCTGAGTTATcttgacaccaaccagatctaaaactcggtcagatatgatggttggaacattttccaagaaccggatacttaataaaatgcacccttccaagtgccagatacaaccggtggtcgctctctcacagggcgacgaggggaggatcatcggttaggtttatgctatacgatgctacttggtgaacttaccatctactctcttctacattctgcaagatggaggtggccagaagtgtagtcttcgataggactagctatccccctcttattccggcattctgcagttcagtccacatatgatagccttttcCATTCGACACCAatgcatgcatatgtagtgtagctccttgcttgcgagtactttggatgagtactcacggttgcttttctcccccttttccccttcctatatccgattgctgcaaccagacgttggagtccaggagccagacgccaccgttgatgacgactactactactcgggaggtgcctactactacgtgcagcccgctgacgacgaccaggagtagtttaggtggatccaggaggcctgcgcctctttcgatctgtatcccagtttgtgctagccttcttaaggcagacttgtttaacttatgtctgtactcagatattgttgcttccgctgacttgtctatgatcgagctcttgtattcgagccctcgaggcccctggcttgtaatatgatgcttgtatgacttattttatttgtagagttgtgttgtgatatcttcccgtgagtccctgatcttgaacgtacacgtttgcatgtatgattagtgtacgattaaatcgggggtgTCACAGGTTTTTGGGTCtgtggggccaccaggtggggacaacccacctaggcacactaggagggggcgccctagtgggttgtgcccacccaggtgcccccccttcggtggatcttggctctagaaattctctttattgatataaaaatcctcgcaaagtttcgttccattctgtgaacttttatttctgcacaaaaacaacaccatggtagttctgctgaaaacagcgtgaGTCCGAGGTTAGTTTcactcaaatcatgcaaattagagtccaaaacaagcagaaaagtgttaggaaaagtagatacggtggggacgtatcaactccctcaagcttaaacctttgcttgtcctcaagcaattcagttgataaactgaaagtgaaaaagaaaaacttttacgaactctttttctcttgtttgcataaataagcttaaacagcacccaggttttcaaccaacattataagtaaccatgccgacaataactattaaatattatattaactcatatcaataacataatcagctagcgagcaataacaaggtatctcaaacagcaacatgttgtcaaaacaaccatgatataatatgacaatagtggtatctcgctagccctttctgagactgcaaaacataaatgcagagcacctccaaagttcaagcaatgactaaacattgtaattcatggtagaaaagatccagtcatgatgcacccaacattagctacacacaatgcatcaACATGACATCACTGCTCTCAAGTTGTGGTGCTTATTTTAGAAGGtaatgacacaacataaaagtaaatagatagtcccttcgcagagggaagcagtgatttgcagaggtgccagagctcaagttttaaaacagaggtaaatgatattttgagacatgcacccttcttgtttacttcacgaccatcggttatcaatatcttccatgctaagcacgctagtggcggttcccaagcgataaaagtaaaggttttgactccattgggagttttgtttgattatttgtaagctttttctgttgcagtttgggactgggcatccctattaccgcccttttctcgtgggatggtgtgacgccctcgatttgaccgtatactaatcatacacgcaaatgtgtacgatcaggatcaaggactcacgggaagatatcacaacacaactctagacacaaattaaaataatacaagctttatattacaagccaggggcctcgagggctcgaatacataagctcgaaaaacACAAGTCAGCGTAAGCAAAAAatatatctgagtacagacataaggttaaacaagtttgccttaagaaggctagcacaaaagtagcaacgatcgaaaaggcaaggcctcctgcctgggacctcctaactactcctcgaagccgaactccatatagaatcatcctcgggatcctctggctcctgggctccatcatctggttgcgacatccgagaagaaaggaaaaaggggaaaagggggagcaaagcaatcgtgagtactcatccaagtactcgcaagcaaggagctacactacatatgtatgcattggtatcaaatgttgactccttgttcacataagtgtggaaatccatcttttgaaaatctcaatgaattgtcgttgagttcatcagccacctcttCATCCTCCCCTTGGTTTTAATAACgaactcttgttttggaactcgcttccatagtacatttcccgagaatcttacattgtcgtctcgtcaattgtgttgcaccttttcttcttaGGCATCCTGAGTCTAAGGCATCCTggcaccaatcagatctgaatctcggtcagatatgatggttggaacatatttccaagagttattaCATTGATCCTTATATATCAGTAAGGTGGGGTCATGCCTATCACACGTGGCCGGAGGACTTgttgttatagattccttttcagctAGGTTATCCCTTCTTCCATGAGGGAATTGTAAGACCTATTGTtcaagttattcctgatggatcctttgtgtctCCAGAGTCTAACCTTCACctgttgaccatgtcaatgctatctcgaagcatgtctatggtattCCGATTTTAACAAGAACATTGAAGCTAAtactaaatgtttcctgctcaattatccaaacaccgttgtatgggtaatatcatgagCTTCCTCCCCCTTACTTAAGTGCTTTTCTACCTTCTATCCGGTCTTGGATATCATACTCTGCTTGttcttgggaaggatatacccttgaaatatgtgtttaaacacattttcctttccattgttctatttaatctgataatcatattttcctttccatggttctgtttaaccttcttggggtttatatgatctaagcagtaatacaTCACTGCTTTTATAAGCACCTcagtgtacaactctgtcagtaagagcCTGTActattgttgttgaaattatggTAACCACCGATgcacgagaactttgcctattggtccgcctcgttcaacaaGCAGGAAGATAGTTCTCTTCGcccctcgcccttggtactgaCGTTGTTGCCGACACAATTGACAGGCTACCCTtttgacatgccttgctatcatgaccatgcaagatgtcaccgctcctcctacttttaaacccacatggtgggcccataacccacaggtcctaggatcgaaacctgactctcctatacaccctgTTACCAAGGTTATTCCTCGCGCGtggcctcgtatgtaattcacggaccacctgtctagtgatctattctggtatgaGACGCAATACCTATTCTCGTTGCCCTGAAACCCTCTCACCTTCTAGttaggcatcgaacgattgcctatccgtttgaagcttctcatggtaccttcttacctGGCTCTCGATATCTTCTTAAGTTTCAAATCGAGAGATACTTATGCTTCTTCACTGAGTTAACCGTCTGATGCTCGATCTTGTTAGAATCCATCCATATCAAGTTTTCCCTTCTTACCCTTTCGTAAGTACGGTGAAGATCTTGAAGGAGggacgacaacttcatcatgatgacctgaagcagagaaatgaagacatcagcgctatggatcgaccacttcgagaagagaaaccaagaccgagaagattcgtTAGGATTTCGTAACCAAACGTTTCCCCCGTattccacctcttaaatctcgggacgaaatttcttgtagtggaggagaattttgacgcccggatagttacgctatagtaatcccacgttaacgatgctgagtcaccatgattactgttgataatctcgcgttagttcgaaactgattcaagtttaaatttgaattaaaGTCAAACGATAAAAGTTCGCAAACCTAccaaactaaaatgttctaaGTGTGGCACATATTCCATAATTAAAtatggtggtgaaccaacatttttgtaTAATGTTTTAATGCCCTATTATAATTTAAATAGTGAATAAAAACAATTATTCAATGCTTAAGTTACTAAGCAATTACTAAACTATTAAATTAAAGTGCAAAATTAAGTGTGGCAGAAGCCTAATTATAAGTAATAATTTAGGGGTGGCATTATATTGTAAAAATCTAAAATTAAAATGAGACTAAAAGAAAATAGTAATGGttcaaacaaaaaaacaaagtGAAGCAAAAGGGACCCCCCGCTAGGCCTCGGCCCAGCTGGCCTCTGGGccaaccaggccggcccagccgcgccTACATACTCCCCACCCCTGACCGAAACCCTAAACCGTTCCCCTCCCACTTCCCCCATTCTCCGCCACTCCCTCGATCCCcccggatctggatcgggggcgcCCAACGCTCGCCGCCCCCGACCATGCCGTTCGACACCCCGCCGCCATCGCCTCCTCCCCAACCGCGCCCCGCTGCCGAGCTCCGTCGCCGGAGCTGCGCGCATCATCCCCGTCAACCTCCCCGTGCCCCGCTGCCCCGTGCCCTACCTTCCCCTCGGGAGCGCCCCTCATCTCTTCCTCGCGCCCGCACGTGCGCTCACCACCACCCACTCTGCCCTAGACCGCACCCGCGCGTGCACTGCGGCCGTCCGCCGCTGCTCTCGTCGCGCCACCGCGCCCCCATGCGGCTACTGCTACTAGCGCAGCTGCAAGCCCCCCGCCTCTACTCCCATGCCCTGTCGTGGCCATCGCCCGCGCGCCGTCTGGCCGTGCGCCCGCGTCGGCCAAGCCCTGCCTTGCCTCCCCCGTCGTGCCCACTGCTACCGCGCCCTGCGCCGGCCTCCGCCCGACCATGTCCGCGTCGCCCGCTCTCCCGCCTGACCTCGCCACGGCCTCGCTCGTCACGCCCCCGCCTGCCTTTGCCTCGCCGGCCCGACCGCGCCTCCCCGCTCATGCACGCGGCTGCACGCGCCCGGTGCCGCATCCGGGTTCTGCTCGTGCCGCCACCCACGGTGGCCTCGCCCGTCGGCCGCCCTCTTCTCCTCCCGTGGCCGCGCCCGCCCGAGCACCGCTAGCCGCCCGCGCCCCCTTTTGATGCTTGcaggtgcacttgcgccgctgcGCCGCCCCCTTTGCTCGTCGCTTCTGGGGTAGTCTCTGCCGGCCCGCGCGCCACTGGTGGCGCCCTGCTGCTCCCCGCCGGCCGGCCATTGCCCTGCAGCGCCGCCTGGGTGGTCTGCCCCGATTTTGCCCATTCGGGTGTGGCACCCGCCAGCGCCCGCTGCCCTTTTGCCCGCTAGCCCCCCTTGgggcctatgacatgtggggcccagcCTTAGAACGAAAACGTTACTAAAAAAAGAAGTTAAAAAAGATTTAAAaaagataaataaataaataaataaaattaattaattaattgattgattaaggaattaattaagttaatcaatcctacttaattaatctaattaacctgTTAGTCTAACTAAGCAATAATTAGTTTAACCTAACCCTAATTAACTTaacagtgtatgacaggtgggtcccactgggcccacacgtcagtttggCCCAGTCAACcactgttgactgctgacgtcatgctgacgtcagcaaacactgttctggattatgttgcattaaaataattaaataaatcctgagaatgatttaaatcttttaaaattaatagaaaataaatcgtagctcagatgaaaatactttctacatgaaagttg
Coding sequences within it:
- the LOC125521353 gene encoding vegetative cell wall protein gp1-like, whose translation is MPFDTPPPSPPPQPRPAAELRRRSCAHHPRQPPRAPLPRALPSPRERPSSLPRARTCAHHHPLCPRPHPRVHCGRPPLLSSRHRAPMRLLLLAQLQAPRLYSHALSWPSPARRLAVRPRRPSPALPPPSCPLLPRPAPASARPCPRRPLSRLTSPRPRSSRPRLPLPRRPDRASPLMHAAARARCRIRVLLVPPPTVASPVGRPLLLPWPRPPEHR